The Methanosarcina barkeri MS DNA window GTTTATATTCCATTGTTTAAGTTCGCTGTCTAAGTTCATTATCCAGGTTCTTTATCTAAGTTCACTATCTAGGTTCGCTGTCTAAGTTCATTTTTAAAGTTAAGGGACATTCTTTAGGTCTGAAAACAGATTTATGCGGTAAATAAGTTAATGTAACAAAGAACACAATTACCTGGCTATGTCATCTCAAGGAAAACAGTATGAGTATCTGGATCACACTGCAGATATCAAATTCCAGGCTTTCGGAAAAACCAGGGAAGAAGTATTTGAAAATGCGGCTCTCGCGATGTTTAATGTTATAATTGATACAGAAAAAGTCTCGGGAGACACCGCAAGAGAAATTGTTCTCAAGTCGCCTGACCTGGAATCCTTGCTTGTGGACTGGCTTTCTGAGCTTCTATATCTCTTTGAAGTTGATGAAATTGTTTTCAGGGATTTTCGGGTTAAGATAATCAGGGAAGTAAATGGTGAATATTCAATAACAGCTCAGGCACTGGGTGAGAATTACTCTCTCGAAAGCCTTCCTTTTGAGACTGAAATTAAGGCTGTTACCTATAACCAGTTAGAAATAACGAAGACTGCTGATGGCTGGAAGGCTCAGGTTGTTGTGGATATTTAAGGGAGCAAAAGCTTTTCCCCTATCCCCCGTAATTGGTTTGCCAAATACTGGCTGGTTCTCCTCTGACTACTTGCACCATGCATATCTTCATGTATAGGAATTATCCTATTCTGCACTACATATCTCAAGTACTATAATATTTCAAGTATATTTCAAGTATATTTCAAGTATATCTCAAATATATCTCATGTATATCTCAAGTTGAGTTATCTAGTCCTGAATTGGTTCAGTCGTATTTAGATCGACTTTGTTATCTCGAACCGATCTTAATCAGCCGTTTCCAAAATTCATTGTGGCTTTAATCCAGCCTGATACAATGTATCTTGATCACGTTTCCAAGGCAATTTGCAGAACCTGTGGGAAACGGAAGATAAATTAGTAGTTCCAGAATTATATCTAAAGCATAAAGGAGCAGGGAGAGCATAAATCATGGTAGAAAGTGAAGATACAGCTATTGAGGAATTAAGCACGGAAAACGTACAGAAAGAGGTGAAGGGTATGGTCAGGAAACTTTCTGAAAATGAATGGGAAATTCCTGTTGGGCACATTCCTAACATGCGGGTTCCAGGCCGCCTGTTTGTATCCCAAAATTTGCTTGAAGGCATTGAACCCGGGACTATTGACCAGATTGCAAATGTGGCAACCTTACCTGGTATTCAGAAGTACTCTATGGCAATGCCTGATGCTCATCTTGGCTATGGCTTTGCTATAGGGGGAGTTGCCGCTTTTGATGCAGAAGAAGGAATTATCAGCCCTGGCGGGGTGGGCTTTGATATCAACTGCGGGGTAAGGCTCATTCGTACCAATCTTCAGAAAGAAGAGGTAGTTCCAAACATAAAAAGGTTAACCGACGAGCTTTTTAGTAACATACCCGCAGGCGTTGGTTCCAAAAGTCGGATCAGGGCTTCGGACCAGGAACTGGACAGTGCTTTTCTAGAGGGAGCAAACTGGGCTGTAGAAGCCGGATATGGCGTAGAAGCTGATGTCAAACACTGTGAAGCTAATGGATCTATGGAAGGAGCCGACCCTGCCCAGGTAAGCACGAAAGCCAGAAAAAGAGGAAAACCTCAGTTAGGAACTCTTGGAAGCGGCAATCACTTCCTTGAGGTTCAGTACGTTGATAAGATCTATGATCAGGAAATAGCTTCGACCTTTGGGCTTCAGGAAGGCCAGGTTACGGTAATGATTCACTGCGGGTCAAGAGGTGCAGGGCACCAGATTTGTACTGACCACTTAAAGGAACTCTCTCAGGCCGTAAAGAACTATAAAATTGAAATTCCGGACAAACAACTTGCCTGTGCCCCTGCCCAGTCAAGGGAAGCCCAGAACTATTTTAAAGCCATGCTCTGTGCTGCAAATTATGCATGGGCAAATCGTCAGATAATTACTCACTGGACAAGGGAATCATTTGAAAAAATATTTGGAAGAGATGCTGACGATCTGGGCATGGATCTGCTTTATGACGTTGCCCACAACGTGGCAAAACTTGAAAAACATATTGTGGACGGCAAGAAAAAAGAGGTGTATGTGCACAGGAAAGGAGCAACAAGAGCCTTCCCTCCAGGGCATCCCGAGGTTCCTGCCGTATACAGAGATGTAGGTCAACCGGTGCTGATTCCTGGAAGTATGGGGACTCCTTCTTATATACTATGCGGTTCAGAAGAGGCTATGAATGTTTCTTTCGGTAGTGCCTGTCATGGGGCTGGTAGAGTCATGAGCAGAGCACATGCAAAGAAAGAATTCCGCGGACAGAGCATAAAAGAAAACCTTGAAGCTCGGGGTATTACAGTAAGAGCCACCCATCCTTCAGTCATTGCAGAGGAAGCTCCAGATGTATACAAGTCTAGCAGCGAAGTGGTAAATGTCGTGCACGAACTCGGAATTGCCCGTAAGGTTGCAAGAGTTCTTCCTTTAGGGGTTACAAAAGGTTAACTAAAACAAGGGTTAAACCATAAGTTCCAGTCACAGAATAACCTATGCATATTCCCGATTGGGCATTTTGATTTTCACTATCAAAGTCGCCAATCAAAGTTGCAATAAAGTATAAGTTGCATAGTTTATTTCGTTGCGGGCACTAAGCATCAGAAATTATAGGCTTCAGTGCCTGAAGCTTCTATGGGAACTGTAATCTATGGGCTAAAGTTTTATCTTTAATTTTACCCCTTTATTTTACCCCTTTATTTTACCCCTTAATTTTTTCAATTGAGTAAATTAAAATATTTTAGCAATTTTCGGGTTCTGGCCAATAGATCTTTAAACTCCAGTAGACCTTTGAACTTCTTCAGGTTATTAGGATCAGGTTATTAGATAGGTTATTAGAGTTAGGTTATTAGAGTTAGGTTATTAGAGTAGGTTATTAGGGCTCTTCCATTGATTCCATCAAATATAAATCTGAACTGTCAGGTTCCTGCTCCTGGAAAAACCGAAATACAATCATGCTTGAATATGAAAATGTTTCAAAAGGTGAGCCGTTTTCCCTAAATATGTTTGAAAAATACTTCACAAGATTACGAATAACCCTTTCATCTTTGAAGTCATGAAAAATGGTTACTGATTCGTTTCCAGTTTCAAGGGAGATTTCTATATTTTTGACAAGCTGAGTTGCAAGGTACATTTTTCTAAAATTAACCAGCAAGTCCGGAAGAGTCATGTCACATATCGACTGTTTGCAAAGACGTTCAAGGATTTTTGTCGGGTTTGGGACTTCTCCAGTTGCAAAAACTTCAAACTGGCTCCGATGAAGAGTCACAAGGTTGAACCTCTCAGCATTATAAGTATACATTAGCTGAGTCCAGAATTCGGTATTGTCGTCCAACTCCTTACATAAAACATCAAGATATCCGAAATGCTTTCGGATTCCGGGCATGATCTCGCTTGATGAGATAGAGGTATTTCTTTTGAAAGAAATCTGGGTTGAGTTTGATCTCCTGAAAACATGCTCAACGTCAAGATGTTTCCATTTGGAAAGGAAATGAGCTACCAGCTGAGCAAAAAAGTCTCTACTGTGCACTGTCGAGTTGGAAATAAGTACCAGTGCAGATTCAGGATTATTAATATCTTCGCACTTTATTGAAGTTTGAATTACCCATTGATAGCTTCTGGAAACCCTATTAAGGTAATCTTCGAGTTGTTTCATATCCTGAATCTCAAATGGATTGATAAGCTCATTAACAAGCTCTTCATCCGTAATCCTACCCTTTGTACACCTAAACAGCCATTCCAGCATCGTTTTATTTATAACGATATTTTCTCCGTTCTGGATTGTCTCGTTTAACTCTTCTTTTGCAGGAGTTTCTTTTAAAAATCGAATTGCTTCATCAATACTTTTATGATATAAAAGAGCTGTATCCGCAACTTCAATGGTATCCCTGACTGCAGCACTCAAATTTCCATTATTGGCATCCAGAAGGGGCTGTAACTTTTTAAGGTATTTATCATCCAGGGAAATGTTCTTTCTGATCAGCATATTTCCACCCGATAGATCCGGTTTCCTGGCTATTTATGCTATGATCCGTTTTGATACCCGTAATATCAGAACTTTTTATGGTTTCTGGTTAGCTATTGAAAGACATTTTTTTCTAAAGCAGTACACCATGAATCCTAAAAGTTCTTATTTAGGGCTCTATTTATAGTTCTTATTTAGGTTTCTATTTATGGTACTGGTAAGTGCTACCGAATATTAAATCTTTCTATTTATTACTACTATTTGATGATTATAATTAAAAGATGTTCCATTCAAAGTCTCAATTAATTTTAAAATATAATACAATACTGTCATCTCTATAAATTCCGTCAAATTGCCTGGATGTATATTTTTATATACTGTTTTGCTTTTGAAACTTAAATAAGTTTTTCATAGAATGTTAAGCTAAAAGCTTGACAAACGATCCGAAACGAATGGTACTGGTTCACAACTCTTTATATATATATGTTAAGAAAGTGTACAATATGTACCTTAAAAATATTGGGATGTAAGTTGGACTGCTATAACCTGGAAGATTGCATTATTGATTTCACCCTATCCTTATAGTTTACTTAACCTTCAATTATCTACCCGAATTTAATTTCGAGGACATAGGTTGACATGTTAATGTTAAAAAGCCGTGAGTTTCTGAGTAGATTGTATAGCTCCTGCTTAAGCGCAGGGTAAAAACTCACAGGTTATTACAATTTTCCTGAGAACTCACAATCTTCAGAGGTGATAACAGTCCCAAAAAGCGAGTTTGGGAGTGGTTTCATAGTACCTGGCAGGTTCAGATCGGATTATTTAGCCAGCCAGGGACTTTTCTCCTGAGAAAAACAGAAGCTTTTTCATTGGTCATCGGTTAAGGAATTTTCTTGCCTGAAAGCTATCGATTTTGCACTGGAAGTCAGCCTTATATTTTGGCCTATTTACATGAAATCAATACCTTGTTCCAGCTCATAACTTATTAAATTATTTGGCAAATGTTGAGGACATTGACTTAATTTGTCACGAATTCCCACTTAACCGAAGACGCATTGAAGTTTTTTTAATATTCTCATCCTTTCCGTTCTAGCTCATCCATAACATATTTTTTTGCCCACAAATTCATATTTTTCTTCACCTGGCATTATTTTTCTCTGGCTTATCAAAAAATGCTATTTCAGGTACATCTGGAGATTATGCTCAAAAGTAGGCAAAAAAAGCGTTTTCAAGTAGACAGGCAGAATATCCTAAAAGTAAACAATCTAAATATATATTTTTTTAAGGTGATGCCGAGAATTAAAAGAAAAAGTACTGAGGACAGCAAAAACCAGAAGATCAAGAATAAGAACCTTAATTAGCTAAAAAACTACAAAACTTTTTAAAAAAATAAAGCAAAGGAAAATTTCCTCTGCTTTTGAGTCCTGAGACTCTCTGTAATTTTCTCCTTTTTATTTATGTCAGCTTGGTTACCGGGTGGTTTTCCAGGTCTGCGATCTCGACGCCAAGATCCTTTGCAGTTTCTCCAAGCATGATGTCTACCATTGCAACTGCTGGGAAAATCTGGTTGACGTTCTCGATAGGTCCGTAAAGGAGGTAGTCAGAACCTGCAATCTGGGCTACCAGGTTGGTACCAATGTCTGTAGGCATGTAGATTGCCTTGGGGTCAGGCTGAGTCTTCTTGAATTTGCGGAGCCAGTCCCAGGCTGAGGCCATGTTGTGGTATCCGCCACCGATTGGCAATCCGAATTTTGCTTTCAGTGTGGGTATCGAACGGATTGTAGGACCGGAACCTGCACCAAGAGGCATTGCAGCGACGTCGATTAAGGGATACTTGATTCCGCATTCTTTTGCGACCTGGAGCATACCCTTGGTCTGTCCGGAACCACCGACTTCAAGAATGTCCATCTTTCCTTTTACGGTCGGGTCGGTTGCGTTGAAGGCAAGAACGATTGCAGATTCCACATCACTTTCTGTGAGGACATCGATTTCTTCCTGTTCAATACTTGCGTTGATCGAGTTGTGGATTGCCCTGTCTGCAACACCGATTTCAGTACAGTACTGTGCTGCGGCTGCACGCACATTTCCGGCTGAGGAGTCGATCAGGAAGGGAGTCCTGTCGTCAATCTCAACGAACCAGTCAATATAGCGCTTGATTGATTCGGGAGTTTCTCCTACAATCTGATTTACGTAGGGGTTTCCAGTGGCATCGCTCAGTGAGACCTGGGTGTTCCAGAGGGTTTCTGCAGCAGCTCTGTCGAAAATACCCTTATCTTCATCAGTCACAATCTTGTGCCTTGCATAGAACATCGTACTGACTAACACGGTTGGGAATTCACCCGGCTGTCCGCCGAATTTAACTCCACCGATTTCAAAAACTTCCTGTTTCTTGTCAAACTTGAACATTTTGATCCCTCACTTACATGAACATTGATGATACCACAGTATATATCAGGAAGAGCAACAGGCCAATAAATCCGCCGTACAGAATTCCAATATCCCTTCCTACTTTCTTTCCGATTTTTTGTGCAACTTCACTGTTGACAAACTCAATCTTTTCATCTATCTTATCGAGCCTTTTCATTACTTCGTTAAATTCACCTGGCTCTACAAATGCTGCTGGTGCTTTTCCATCCATGTTATTTCACCTCTCACCAGAACAGTAACGGGAGTACAATGACCATCAGCAGCGAAAAGAGGAAACCTGCTGCAAAGCCGGCCATCCCGGTAGCCGCAACCCCGGAATCCAGCTTCTGGTTTCTCGCAATCAACTGTGCTCTATATCGAATACTCTCAACAGTAGCATCAATTGCTCCCATCTGAGGGGCAAGCACCATTGGGACGCCTTTATCGTATTCTTCTGCCATTTTCATTACCTCCCTAGCAGTAATAATCCAAGCAGGGATATGGTTATTGTCAACCCTATCATGGCGCCTTCGATCTTTCCTGCGTGAACTCCTGAGTGGAACTTGTTCAAGTTTCCTATATCCATCATACGGGCTTCAATTGCCTTCAGTCTGCCGCGGATAACTGCAATTTCCCCGGAAACCGGCCTGACAACACCGCCTTCTTCTTCTTCTTCGCCTTCCTCACTGATCTCCACGATCATAGGTTCTGCATCAAAAGCACCCGGGTCTTTTGAGGCGAGTTCTTTCACTTTGGAGGTTATGGCACCCATATCCTCGGTATCAAGAAGGTTGACAACCTGAACCTGTTCCTGGAAACGAGTAATTGCGTCTGCATTCAGGTTTTCCACATATGGAATTGCACCCAGTGCTCCTGAAATCCTGTTGTCTTTTACACCGTTTGCATGAAGGCTCATTATTGACTGACCGGTAATGTGCCCTTTAACCTCAGAGCCGGTCACAAGCAAGTACCTGATGTTAGGGTTTGAGATAATGTGAGCAACTACCTTTTCAATACCGAGATTTTCGGTTTTACAGGATCCGGTAACGGCTGCTCCTGCATCAAGGATTGACCCGCCTGGAAGATGTGACCCGCAGGTAATTACCAGTACACAGTTTTTGACATCGCCTACTTCATATTCTCCTTTCAGGATAGGCCATCCTGGGGCTGGTTCTCTTTTATCTGCCATTTTACACCACCCCTTTCATCAAACTTGCTATATATATGACAAGGGCAAGCAGCCCGCTGAAAGCAAGCCCTATAACGACTCCGTAGAAAGTGTTCCCATAAAATCCTGCCATATAGGAGGTGTTCTCACGGCCTGGCCAGGAGTTAAGAAGCGGCTTACTGGGCGAAAGGGAATTCACCAGATCGTCTGCAATTGCATCCAGTTTGTCCACTCTCTCAAATACGGATTCCATGGAATACTGAATCGAGTCTTTCCGTTCTTGTGTTATGGTTCCCGTTTCCGGATCCATAACTAAATTTAACTCGGGAGCTATTCTAACCATGCTCATTGTAGTTCCTCCGAACTAGGCAGCATACCACTTCCAACCACTGCATATGCATCTCTCTTAATAAGTGCATAGTGCTTGCTGAAAGCGACATACCAGATGACAATTCCTATAAGCATGTTTAAGCCAGCAGCCATTAATCCTTCATGGAGTGAAGAGGCAAAGCCTGCAATTATTAATGCAATTGCTCCTTTTTCAACAGCAAGCATAAGGGTTCTGTCCTGCGTCTCATCAGGTCCCAGGCTAGCGTTGAAGGGGTGAAGGATTCCCATACCACCTATTATAAAGATCAGTGCAATGTATCCGTTTGCAACGACATATTGGACAACTGAAGCATAATCGAAGGATCCAGCAATGACAACACTCAGCCCGAGAATTACAAGGGTTCCTGCACATGAAATCTCTACCATTGCCTTTTCCATTATGGGGATGCCCATTCCGATTACTTTGTTTGCAAGGGCACCAATAACGCCACCTATGATTGCTGCTACAACGACGGCTACTATAGGCCCTGCAGGGCCTCCTATTGAAAGTCCGAAGAGAGCTGCTAAAATACCCATACCAAGGGCAAGCATACCGATTGATGGGACACCTGTACCAAGTCCATAGCTTGCAACACGGCGAACCGCATCAGCACCCCAGACCGTTGCACAGATTGCTCCAAGACCTCCAAAGAAGGAATATGCTGGAGGTGCGAAATTACCAAGGTAGATTCCGACGAGACCGCCGACTATACCTAAAGCCATTATTGTTTGTGGAGGATATCCGCCTTTGGCCTCTCCTCCTGCTCCACCTGCAGACATATTAAATACCTCCGAGCTGTGCGATTGCAACTACCGCCACGATAGCACACAGTATTGTTGCTACGAGGGAAGAAACTACCGCCTTTGGCCATTTTTTGAATTTCGGATCGTGGAACCCTTCAATTGTACCTCCTATGTTATAGGAAGGAATTACAGCGTTCACAAAGAAAATACCTATTGCAAATATTGCTGCAACTGCTACAAGCTCATGTCCTGTGACCGAGTTGGTAACTCCAACCGCTTCCAGGCCTGCGTTCATACCCACTTCTATGAGTGAATAGTAAACAAGGGACCCTCCTAGTCCACCAAGGCCACCGCCTATAACTCCACTCACAAAACTTACTGTAGGAAGTCCATGCCCTTCAGTACCCTGGGATACATAAAGGTCCTGCCTGTACTTTGTAATAGGGTCAACCTTTACTTTTGCTGAAGAAGGCACAACACCCACACCATAAACATAGACCCAGGTACCGACAATCATAGTCACAGAGATCATGATCATTGCACCCACTGCGCCTGAAGCCAGAATCAGGGGGAGACTGTCTGTTACGTTCATCATGAAGCCTGCACTAACAAGTCCTGTCAGACCTGCGCCTGCTGCCAGCTGCACTGTACCGGTACCGATACCAGTTGCTTGAGCCATAGCTGCAGGTGCACCGCCCACAGGCACGAAGTGGACACTCCAGGAAATCAAAACGCCGCCGATTGTGATAAGAGCCATCCAGATGATATTTCCTAAGATAGCGTCAATCATGCTGAAGCCTCCTCAGCTTTATCTTCTTTATAAGGTCCATATGCTTTGCGGGCATAGACTTCCATCTTCCAGTTCCAGATAATTAAAATAAAGACAATAACAACGCCTGCAATAACAGAGAGCCAGCCAAGGTTCTTTGCAGGATCAAAAATAGTGGTTATCCAGCTTCCGAGGAATACAGTCATACCAAAAGCAAGCCCTGTGACAGGACCTCCGAACTTGGCACAGAACCAGGAGTTATCGAACCCATCCCTGAGACCGGATTCGGCATATCTTACAATGTTTCCTGAGTTTGAAGCGTTTAGACCAGAACCATATTCAAACTGCTGGAACTCACGTTCTGCACCGTAGTGAACGTCGCCTGTTGATGATCCGATTGCACCTACCGTGATACCCCATATAAAAGCCAGCATAGTTAGCGGGAATGGGTGTCCGAGTACAACGGTCATTAAGAACGATACCACTAGAATACAGAAAGTTGTTATGAACGCATATCCCATAATTGTTGGGATATGACTCCTTATCATATCAAGATAAATCGGCTGCTTGAACCGACTCTGACTGGCACATCTGCCCATTGTAGCAGTTACCGCAAAGGTTGCGTGCACACATGCTGCAATAAGTGAACCAAATACCAGTGCAAAGAGTGGGGACATGGTAAACTCACTTATTAATACTGTTGCAACGGCTGCACCAATCGAACACATTAATGCATTTGATGGTGGTTCTCCAGATATCGCTTTGTTAAATATTCTGTGGGGAAACATCATTTGGGGAGCTAACTGTACCTGAGAGTTAGGGTTACTCTGCGAACCGACATCAGATTCCAGGTCTTCCGAGGCACCTGCAA harbors:
- a CDS encoding archease; translated protein: MSSQGKQYEYLDHTADIKFQAFGKTREEVFENAALAMFNVIIDTEKVSGDTAREIVLKSPDLESLLVDWLSELLYLFEVDEIVFRDFRVKIIREVNGEYSITAQALGENYSLESLPFETEIKAVTYNQLEITKTADGWKAQVVVDI
- the mtrA gene encoding tetrahydromethanopterin S-methyltransferase subunit A — translated: MADKREPAPGWPILKGEYEVGDVKNCVLVITCGSHLPGGSILDAGAAVTGSCKTENLGIEKVVAHIISNPNIRYLLVTGSEVKGHITGQSIMSLHANGVKDNRISGALGAIPYVENLNADAITRFQEQVQVVNLLDTEDMGAITSKVKELASKDPGAFDAEPMIVEISEEGEEEEEGGVVRPVSGEIAVIRGRLKAIEARMMDIGNLNKFHSGVHAGKIEGAMIGLTITISLLGLLLLGR
- a CDS encoding RtcB family protein; amino-acid sequence: MVESEDTAIEELSTENVQKEVKGMVRKLSENEWEIPVGHIPNMRVPGRLFVSQNLLEGIEPGTIDQIANVATLPGIQKYSMAMPDAHLGYGFAIGGVAAFDAEEGIISPGGVGFDINCGVRLIRTNLQKEEVVPNIKRLTDELFSNIPAGVGSKSRIRASDQELDSAFLEGANWAVEAGYGVEADVKHCEANGSMEGADPAQVSTKARKRGKPQLGTLGSGNHFLEVQYVDKIYDQEIASTFGLQEGQVTVMIHCGSRGAGHQICTDHLKELSQAVKNYKIEIPDKQLACAPAQSREAQNYFKAMLCAANYAWANRQIITHWTRESFEKIFGRDADDLGMDLLYDVAHNVAKLEKHIVDGKKKEVYVHRKGATRAFPPGHPEVPAVYRDVGQPVLIPGSMGTPSYILCGSEEAMNVSFGSACHGAGRVMSRAHAKKEFRGQSIKENLEARGITVRATHPSVIAEEAPDVYKSSSEVVNVVHELGIARKVARVLPLGVTKG
- the mtrE gene encoding tetrahydromethanopterin S-methyltransferase subunit E, with product MEPLISMGVLALIGVAATIAGASEDLESDVGSQSNPNSQVQLAPQMMFPHRIFNKAISGEPPSNALMCSIGAAVATVLISEFTMSPLFALVFGSLIAACVHATFAVTATMGRCASQSRFKQPIYLDMIRSHIPTIMGYAFITTFCILVVSFLMTVVLGHPFPLTMLAFIWGITVGAIGSSTGDVHYGAEREFQQFEYGSGLNASNSGNIVRYAESGLRDGFDNSWFCAKFGGPVTGLAFGMTVFLGSWITTIFDPAKNLGWLSVIAGVVIVFILIIWNWKMEVYARKAYGPYKEDKAEEASA
- the mtrC gene encoding tetrahydromethanopterin S-methyltransferase subunit MtrC, giving the protein MSAGGAGGEAKGGYPPQTIMALGIVGGLVGIYLGNFAPPAYSFFGGLGAICATVWGADAVRRVASYGLGTGVPSIGMLALGMGILAALFGLSIGGPAGPIVAVVVAAIIGGVIGALANKVIGMGIPIMEKAMVEISCAGTLVILGLSVVIAGSFDYASVVQYVVANGYIALIFIIGGMGILHPFNASLGPDETQDRTLMLAVEKGAIALIIAGFASSLHEGLMAAGLNMLIGIVIWYVAFSKHYALIKRDAYAVVGSGMLPSSEELQ
- the mtrH gene encoding tetrahydromethanopterin S-methyltransferase subunit H, with the protein product MFKFDKKQEVFEIGGVKFGGQPGEFPTVLVSTMFYARHKIVTDEDKGIFDRAAAETLWNTQVSLSDATGNPYVNQIVGETPESIKRYIDWFVEIDDRTPFLIDSSAGNVRAAAAQYCTEIGVADRAIHNSINASIEQEEIDVLTESDVESAIVLAFNATDPTVKGKMDILEVGGSGQTKGMLQVAKECGIKYPLIDVAAMPLGAGSGPTIRSIPTLKAKFGLPIGGGYHNMASAWDWLRKFKKTQPDPKAIYMPTDIGTNLVAQIAGSDYLLYGPIENVNQIFPAVAMVDIMLGETAKDLGVEIADLENHPVTKLT
- the mtrD gene encoding tetrahydromethanopterin S-methyltransferase subunit D, yielding MIDAILGNIIWMALITIGGVLISWSVHFVPVGGAPAAMAQATGIGTGTVQLAAGAGLTGLVSAGFMMNVTDSLPLILASGAVGAMIMISVTMIVGTWVYVYGVGVVPSSAKVKVDPITKYRQDLYVSQGTEGHGLPTVSFVSGVIGGGLGGLGGSLVYYSLIEVGMNAGLEAVGVTNSVTGHELVAVAAIFAIGIFFVNAVIPSYNIGGTIEGFHDPKFKKWPKAVVSSLVATILCAIVAVVAIAQLGGI
- a CDS encoding tetrahydromethanopterin S-methyltransferase subunit F, with product MKMAEEYDKGVPMVLAPQMGAIDATVESIRYRAQLIARNQKLDSGVAATGMAGFAAGFLFSLLMVIVLPLLFW
- a CDS encoding tetrahydromethanopterin S-methyltransferase subunit B produces the protein MSMVRIAPELNLVMDPETGTITQERKDSIQYSMESVFERVDKLDAIADDLVNSLSPSKPLLNSWPGRENTSYMAGFYGNTFYGVVIGLAFSGLLALVIYIASLMKGVV
- the mtrG gene encoding tetrahydromethanopterin S-methyltransferase subunit MtrG, whose amino-acid sequence is MDGKAPAAFVEPGEFNEVMKRLDKIDEKIEFVNSEVAQKIGKKVGRDIGILYGGFIGLLLFLIYTVVSSMFM